A single window of Coffea eugenioides isolate CCC68of chromosome 7, Ceug_1.0, whole genome shotgun sequence DNA harbors:
- the LOC113777664 gene encoding V-type proton ATPase 16 kDa proteolipid subunit: MSSTFSGDETAPFFGFLGAAAALVFSCMGAAYGTAKSGVGVASMGVMRPELVMKSIVPVVMAGVLGIYGLIIAVIISTGINPKTKAYYLFDGYAHLSSGLACGLAGLSAGMAIGIVGDAGVRANAQQPKLFVGMILILIFAEALALYGLIVGIILSSRAGQSRAD; this comes from the exons atgtcatcaactTTCAGCGGCGATGAAACTGCTCCTTTTTTCGGCTTCCTCGGCGCGGCTGCCGCCCTCGTCTTCTCCT GCATGGGAGCTGCTTATGGGACAGCCAAGAGTGGGGTGGGAGTGGCATCAATGGGGGTGATGCGGCCGGAGCTTGTGATGAAGTCGATCGTCCCGGTCGTTATGGCTGGTGTGCTGGGTATCTACGGTTTGATTATTGCTGTCATCATCAGTACTGGAATTAATCCTAAGACCAAAGCTTATTACCTCTTTGATGGCTATGCACATCTTTCTTCTGGCTTGGCTTGCGGTCTCGCTGGCCTTTCCGCCGGAATGGCCATTGGAATTGTCGGTGATGCTGGTGTCAG AGCAAATGCACAACAGCCAAAGCTTTTTGTTGGGATGATTCTTATCCTCATTTTTGCTGAGGCATTGGCACTGTATGGACTGATTGTTGGGATTATCCTTTCTTCCCGAGCAGGCCAATCCAGAGCTGATTAA